The Pseudomonas sp. FP2309 genome has a window encoding:
- the coaD gene encoding pantetheine-phosphate adenylyltransferase has translation MNRVLYPGTFDPITKGHGDLVERASRLFDHVIIAVAASPKKNPLFPLEQRVELAREVTKHLPNVEVVGFSTLLAHFAKEQNANVFLRGLRAVSDFEYEFQLANMNRQLAPDVESLFLTPSERYSFISSTLVREIAALGGDITKFVHPAVAEALTLRFKK, from the coding sequence ATGAACCGAGTGTTGTACCCAGGTACCTTCGACCCGATTACCAAAGGCCATGGCGATCTGGTCGAACGTGCCTCTCGCTTGTTCGACCATGTGATCATCGCGGTCGCGGCCAGCCCCAAGAAAAACCCGCTGTTTCCTCTGGAACAGCGCGTGGAGCTGGCGCGTGAGGTCACCAAGCACCTGCCTAACGTGGAAGTGGTGGGCTTTTCGACATTGCTGGCGCACTTCGCCAAAGAGCAGAACGCCAATGTGTTCCTGCGTGGCCTGCGCGCGGTGTCGGACTTCGAATACGAATTCCAGCTGGCCAACATGAACCGCCAACTGGCGCCGGACGTCGAGAGCCTGTTCCTCACGCCGTCGGAGCGTTACTCGTTCATTTCCTCGACGTTGGTCCGTGAAATCGCCGCCTTGGGCGGAGATATCACCAAGTTCGTGCACCCGGCCGTGGCCGAAGCACTGACGCTGCGCTTCAAGAAGTAA
- a CDS encoding YfhL family 4Fe-4S dicluster ferredoxin → MSLIITDDCINCDVCEPECPNAAISQGEEIYVIDPNLCTQCVGHYDEPQCQQVCPVDCIPLDEAHPETEAQLMEKYRKITGKA, encoded by the coding sequence ATGTCCCTGATCATCACCGACGATTGCATCAATTGCGACGTCTGCGAACCCGAGTGCCCGAACGCGGCGATTTCCCAAGGTGAGGAGATCTACGTGATCGACCCCAACCTGTGCACCCAGTGTGTCGGTCACTATGACGAACCTCAGTGCCAGCAGGTGTGCCCGGTCGATTGCATTCCGCTGGATGAAGCCCATCCGGAGACTGAAGCGCAGTTGATGGAGAAGTACCGGAAGATTACCGGTAAGGCTTAA
- the mutM gene encoding bifunctional DNA-formamidopyrimidine glycosylase/DNA-(apurinic or apyrimidinic site) lyase has translation MPELPEVETTRRGIAPHLEGQRVSRVVVRERRLRWPIPEDLDVRLSGQRIVLVERRAKYLLINAEVGTLISHLGMSGNLRLVEVGMPAAKHEHVDIELESGLALRYTDPRRFGAMLWSQDPHNHELLIRLGPEPLTDLFDGDRLFQLSRGRSMAVKPFIMDNVVVVGVGNIYATEALFAAGIDPRREAGGISRARYLKLAIEIKRVLAAAIERGGTTLRDFIGGDGQPGYFQQELFVYGRGGEACKVCGTELRNVVLGQRASVFCPRCQR, from the coding sequence ATGCCCGAGTTACCCGAAGTCGAAACCACCCGACGCGGTATCGCCCCGCACCTGGAGGGCCAGCGCGTCAGCCGTGTGGTGGTGCGTGAGCGGCGCCTGCGCTGGCCCATCCCGGAAGACCTGGATGTGCGCCTTTCGGGGCAGCGCATCGTGCTGGTGGAGCGGCGGGCCAAGTACCTGCTGATCAACGCCGAAGTGGGCACCCTGATCAGCCACCTGGGCATGTCGGGCAACCTGCGCCTGGTTGAAGTCGGTATGCCGGCGGCCAAACATGAACACGTGGACATCGAATTGGAGTCCGGCCTGGCCCTGCGCTACACCGACCCACGGCGTTTCGGCGCGATGCTCTGGAGCCAGGACCCGCACAACCACGAGTTGCTGATCCGCCTGGGCCCGGAGCCGTTGACCGATCTGTTCGATGGCGATCGCCTGTTTCAGCTGTCCCGTGGGCGCTCGATGGCGGTGAAGCCGTTCATCATGGACAACGTCGTGGTGGTGGGCGTGGGCAATATCTATGCGACAGAAGCGCTGTTTGCAGCGGGGATTGACCCACGCCGCGAGGCCGGCGGCATTTCGCGGGCGCGCTATTTGAAACTGGCGATTGAGATCAAGCGTGTGCTGGCCGCTGCCATCGAGCGCGGCGGTACAACGTTACGCGACTTTATCGGCGGCGACGGACAGCCAGGGTATTTCCAGCAGGAATTGTTCGTCTATGGGCGTGGCGGCGAGGCATGCAAGGTCTGCGGCACCGAGCTGCGCAACGTGGTGCTGGGGCAGCGCGCGAGTGTGTTCTGCCCGAGGTGTCAGCGCTGA
- a CDS encoding HDOD domain-containing protein has product MPPQPQIMVDLQMEQYMPDPDLEVIARLIAQDPGLSGALLKIVNSSHYGLSNKIASIQRAVNLLGSRSVINLINALSIKGEMSDDTIVTLNRFWDTAQDVAMTCLTLAKRTGSQAVDEAYALGLFHDCGVPLMLKRFPSYMTVLEEAYANAGPDCRVVDTENNAFNTNHAVVGYYTAKSWRLPEHVTDAIANHHNALAIFSDESSRNPQLKNLLAILKMAEHICSSCKVLGNQAVDHEWNAVGHLVLDYVGLSDYDFESMKLSIRELGAH; this is encoded by the coding sequence GTGCCGCCGCAGCCGCAAATCATGGTGGATTTGCAAATGGAGCAGTACATGCCCGACCCGGACCTGGAGGTGATCGCGCGGTTGATCGCCCAGGACCCGGGCCTTTCCGGCGCGTTGCTGAAGATCGTCAATTCGTCGCACTACGGGCTGAGCAACAAGATTGCTTCGATCCAGCGTGCGGTGAACCTGCTGGGCAGCCGGTCGGTCATCAACCTGATCAATGCCCTGTCGATCAAGGGCGAGATGAGCGATGACACCATCGTCACCCTCAATCGCTTCTGGGACACCGCCCAGGATGTGGCCATGACCTGCCTCACCCTGGCCAAACGCACCGGCTCCCAGGCGGTCGATGAAGCCTATGCCCTGGGGCTGTTCCATGATTGCGGCGTGCCGCTGATGCTCAAGCGCTTCCCCAGCTACATGACGGTGCTGGAAGAAGCCTACGCCAACGCCGGGCCCGATTGCCGCGTGGTGGACACCGAGAACAATGCGTTCAATACCAACCATGCCGTGGTGGGTTACTACACCGCCAAGTCCTGGCGCCTGCCGGAGCACGTGACTGACGCCATCGCCAATCACCACAACGCTTTGGCGATTTTCAGCGACGAGTCGTCGCGCAATCCACAACTCAAGAATCTGTTGGCCATCCTGAAAATGGCCGAGCACATCTGTTCGTCCTGCAAAGTGCTGGGCAACCAGGCCGTTGACCACGAGTGGAACGCGGTGGGGCATCTGGTGTTGGACTACGTGGGCCTGTCGGACTACGACTTCGAGAGCATGAAGTTGTCGATCCGCGAGCTGGGCGCGCACTGA
- a CDS encoding class I SAM-dependent rRNA methyltransferase, producing the protein MSLPSLRLKANADRRLRNGHLWVYSNEIDVAATPLHGFQAGDQAILEAAGGKTLGIVAMSPNNLICARLLSRDIKLPLDKSLLVHRLNVALSLRDRLFDKPFYRLVYGDSDLLPGLVVDRFGDILVVQIASATMEAHKEDVIAALTQVLKPSGILFKNDSAARDAEGLNRYVETVFGLVPEWVALEENGVKFEAPVIQGQKTGWFYDHRMNRARLAPYAKGKRVLDLYSYIGGWGVQAAAFGASEVFCVDASAFALDGVERNAALNGVAEKMTCIEGDVFEALKELKASEERFDVIVADPPAFIKRKKDMKNGEGAYRRLNEQAMRLLSKDGILVSASCSMHLPEDDLQNILLTSARHLDRNIQMLERGGQGPDHPVHPAIAETRYIKSITCRLLPNS; encoded by the coding sequence ATGTCCCTGCCAAGCCTGCGTCTCAAAGCCAACGCCGATCGTCGTTTGCGCAACGGCCACCTGTGGGTCTACAGCAACGAAATCGACGTGGCCGCCACCCCTCTTCACGGCTTTCAGGCAGGCGATCAGGCCATCCTCGAAGCGGCCGGCGGCAAGACCCTGGGCATCGTGGCCATGAGCCCCAACAACCTGATCTGCGCGCGCCTGCTGTCGCGCGACATCAAGTTGCCACTGGACAAGTCGCTGCTGGTGCACCGCCTCAACGTTGCGCTGTCGCTGCGTGACCGCCTGTTCGACAAGCCGTTCTACCGCCTGGTCTACGGTGATTCCGACCTCCTGCCGGGCCTGGTAGTCGACCGTTTCGGCGACATCCTGGTGGTGCAGATCGCCTCGGCGACCATGGAAGCCCATAAAGAAGACGTGATCGCCGCCCTGACCCAAGTGCTCAAGCCAAGCGGCATCCTGTTCAAGAACGACTCCGCCGCGCGCGATGCCGAAGGCCTCAACCGCTACGTCGAGACCGTGTTCGGCCTGGTGCCGGAGTGGGTGGCACTGGAAGAGAACGGCGTCAAGTTCGAAGCCCCGGTGATCCAGGGCCAGAAAACCGGCTGGTTCTACGACCACCGCATGAACCGCGCCCGCCTGGCGCCGTATGCCAAAGGCAAGCGCGTGCTCGACCTGTACAGCTACATCGGCGGCTGGGGCGTGCAAGCCGCCGCCTTCGGCGCCAGTGAAGTGTTCTGCGTCGACGCCTCCGCCTTCGCCCTTGATGGCGTAGAGCGCAACGCTGCGCTGAACGGCGTTGCCGAGAAGATGACCTGCATCGAAGGCGACGTGTTTGAAGCGTTGAAAGAGCTCAAAGCCAGCGAAGAGCGCTTCGACGTGATCGTCGCCGACCCACCGGCCTTCATCAAACGCAAAAAAGACATGAAAAACGGCGAAGGCGCCTATCGCCGCCTTAACGAGCAAGCCATGCGCCTGCTCAGCAAGGACGGCATCCTGGTCAGCGCTTCGTGCTCCATGCACCTGCCGGAAGACGACCTGCAAAATATCCTGCTGACCAGCGCCCGCCACCTGGACCGCAACATCCAGATGCTCGAACGCGGCGGCCAGGGCCCGGACCATCCGGTGCACCCGGCGATCGCGGAGACGCGGTATATCAAGAGCATTACGTGCCGGTTGTTGCCTAACAGCTAA
- a CDS encoding MFS transporter yields MSGSKRSRFILITCISLISFFPINILLPSFPALAARFDTPSADIALSIGLFTLMFSISQLIAGPLSDKWGRKEVLLGCITLSIVGALGCAMAPDYLTLLLFRSVQAMGCGFFVLGHALVEDLFDEEDRARVRLYYMTFSGSFVALSPLIGSWLQTTFDWQGSFYGFAVMASGMLLHAACILPSKSASPDRAPVSIISTLKAVAGSRDFLRYWWIAALVFACYFALISVTPLIFMDALQLSEYQYALVLTVYGVAYLLGGVAASSLQKRMPLSRQINIGLGLLCGAGVLLTLIISLDAITSVTLLIPMLLSALAVTLVRPAAISAAMLLFSSSAGTAASAGNSIMFLTAAVSSAALAQAGDYLLLTIALSFIGFGLWGLVTNRRTGGG; encoded by the coding sequence ATGTCTGGGTCCAAACGCTCGCGCTTCATCCTCATCACCTGCATCTCCCTGATCAGCTTTTTCCCGATCAATATCCTGCTGCCCTCCTTCCCTGCCCTCGCCGCCAGATTCGACACGCCGAGTGCAGACATCGCGCTGTCGATCGGCCTGTTCACCCTGATGTTTTCGATCTCACAACTGATCGCCGGCCCGCTGTCGGATAAATGGGGGCGCAAAGAGGTGCTGCTCGGCTGCATTACGCTGTCGATTGTGGGCGCGCTGGGCTGCGCGATGGCCCCGGACTACCTGACGCTCCTGTTATTTCGCTCGGTGCAGGCCATGGGCTGCGGTTTTTTTGTATTGGGCCACGCCCTGGTAGAGGACTTGTTTGACGAGGAGGATCGAGCCAGGGTCCGGCTCTATTACATGACCTTCAGCGGCTCATTTGTCGCGCTGTCGCCGCTGATCGGTTCCTGGCTGCAAACCACCTTCGACTGGCAAGGCAGTTTCTACGGGTTCGCCGTAATGGCGTCGGGCATGCTGCTCCATGCGGCCTGCATCCTGCCGTCCAAGTCCGCAAGCCCCGATCGCGCGCCCGTATCGATCATCAGCACACTCAAGGCGGTGGCCGGCAGTCGCGACTTCCTGCGCTATTGGTGGATCGCCGCGCTGGTGTTCGCCTGCTATTTCGCGCTGATCAGCGTGACACCGTTGATTTTCATGGATGCCCTGCAGCTCTCCGAGTACCAATACGCCCTGGTGCTGACGGTGTATGGCGTTGCCTACCTGCTCGGCGGCGTGGCGGCATCGTCTTTGCAGAAACGCATGCCGCTGTCCCGGCAAATCAACATAGGTCTGGGATTACTCTGCGGCGCCGGCGTGCTGTTAACGCTGATCATCAGCCTGGATGCAATCACCTCCGTTACCCTACTGATCCCAATGCTGCTCAGTGCCCTGGCCGTCACGTTGGTGCGGCCCGCCGCAATCTCGGCGGCGATGCTGTTGTTTTCCAGCAGCGCCGGTACCGCCGCGTCGGCGGGCAACAGCATCATGTTCCTCACTGCCGCCGTCAGCAGCGCGGCACTGGCCCAGGCTGGTGATTACCTGCTGCTGACCATCGCCCTTAGCTTTATCGGTTTCGGCCTGTGGGGGCTGGTGACCAATCGCCGCACGGGAGGGGGTTAA
- the ilvD gene encoding dihydroxy-acid dehydratase, whose amino-acid sequence MPDYRSKTSTHGRNMAGARALWRATGMKDDDFKKPIIAIANSFTQFVPGHVHLKDLGQLVAREIERAGGVAKEFNTIAVDDGIAMGHDGMLYSLPSREIIADSVEYMVNAHCADAIVCISNCDKITPGMLMAALRLNIPVIFVSGGPMEAGKTKLASHGLDLVDAMVIAADSSASDEKVAEYERSACPTCGSCSGMFTANSMNCLVEALGLALPGNGSTLATHSDREQLFLQAGRTIVELCKRYYTENDESVLPRNIANFKAFENAMTLDIAMGGSTNTILHLLAAAQEAEIDFDLRDIDRLSRHVPQLCKVAPNIQKYHMEDVHRAGGIFSILGSLARGGLLHTDLPTVHSKSLAEGIAKWDITQTDDEAVHTFFKAGPAGIPTQTAFSQSTRWDTLDADRENGCIRSVEHAYSKEGGLAVLYGNIALDGCVVKTAGVDESIHVFEGRAKIYESQDSSVRGILADEVKEGDIVIIRYEGPKGGPGMQEMLYPTSYLKSKGLGKACALLTDGRFSGGTSGLSIGHASPEAAAGGAIGLVQDGDKVLIDIPNRSINLLISDEELAARRVEQDKKGWKPVEKRPRKVTTALKAYALLATSADKGAVRNKAMLDGL is encoded by the coding sequence ATGCCAGATTACCGCTCGAAAACATCCACCCACGGCCGCAACATGGCCGGCGCGCGCGCACTGTGGCGTGCCACGGGGATGAAGGATGACGACTTCAAGAAGCCGATCATCGCGATTGCCAACTCGTTCACCCAGTTCGTACCGGGCCACGTCCACCTCAAGGACCTGGGCCAACTGGTCGCCCGCGAAATCGAACGCGCCGGCGGCGTGGCCAAGGAATTCAACACCATCGCCGTGGACGACGGCATCGCCATGGGCCATGACGGCATGCTGTATTCCCTGCCGAGCCGCGAGATCATCGCCGACTCCGTGGAATACATGGTCAATGCCCACTGCGCCGACGCCATCGTGTGCATCTCCAACTGCGACAAGATCACCCCCGGCATGCTGATGGCCGCCCTGCGCCTGAACATTCCGGTGATCTTCGTCTCCGGCGGCCCGATGGAAGCCGGCAAGACCAAATTGGCCAGCCACGGCCTCGATCTGGTCGACGCCATGGTCATCGCCGCCGATTCCAGCGCATCTGACGAGAAGGTCGCGGAATACGAGCGCAGTGCCTGCCCGACCTGCGGTTCGTGCTCCGGCATGTTCACCGCCAACTCGATGAACTGCCTGGTGGAAGCCTTAGGGCTGGCCTTGCCGGGCAACGGTTCGACACTGGCCACCCACAGCGACCGCGAGCAGCTGTTCCTGCAGGCCGGCCGTACCATCGTCGAGCTGTGCAAGCGTTACTACACCGAGAACGATGAGTCGGTGCTGCCGCGCAACATCGCCAACTTCAAGGCGTTCGAAAACGCCATGACCCTGGACATCGCCATGGGCGGTTCCACCAACACCATCCTGCACTTGCTGGCCGCGGCCCAGGAAGCCGAGATCGATTTCGACCTGCGCGACATCGACCGCCTGTCCCGTCACGTGCCGCAACTGTGCAAAGTCGCGCCGAACATCCAGAAGTACCACATGGAAGACGTGCACCGCGCCGGCGGGATCTTCTCGATCCTCGGCTCCCTGGCCCGTGGCGGCCTGCTGCACACCGACCTGCCGACCGTGCACAGCAAGTCCCTGGCCGAAGGCATCGCCAAGTGGGACATCACCCAGACCGACGACGAAGCCGTGCATACCTTCTTCAAGGCCGGCCCGGCGGGCATCCCGACCCAGACCGCGTTCAGCCAGTCGACCCGTTGGGACACCCTGGACGCCGACCGTGAAAACGGCTGCATCCGCAGTGTCGAACACGCCTACTCCAAGGAAGGCGGTCTGGCCGTGCTGTACGGCAACATCGCCCTCGACGGCTGCGTGGTCAAAACCGCCGGTGTGGATGAGTCCATCCACGTCTTCGAAGGCCGCGCCAAGATCTACGAAAGCCAGGACAGCTCGGTCCGCGGCATCCTCGCTGACGAAGTGAAGGAAGGCGACATCGTGATCATCCGCTACGAAGGCCCGAAAGGCGGCCCGGGTATGCAGGAGATGCTGTACCCCACGTCATACCTCAAGTCCAAAGGCCTGGGCAAAGCCTGCGCGCTGCTCACCGACGGCCGTTTCTCCGGCGGCACCTCGGGCCTGTCCATCGGCCACGCCTCGCCGGAAGCGGCCGCCGGCGGCGCGATTGGCCTGGTGCAGGATGGCGACAAGGTGTTGATCGACATTCCGAACCGCTCGATCAACCTGTTGATCAGCGATGAAGAACTGGCGGCACGCCGGGTCGAGCAGGACAAGAAAGGCTGGAAGCCGGTTGAGAAACGGCCACGTAAAGTGACCACGGCGCTGAAGGCTTACGCGCTGCTGGCCACCAGTGCCGACAAGGGCGCCGTGCGCAACAAAGCAATGCTCGACGGCCTGTAA
- a CDS encoding haloacid dehalogenase-like hydrolase: MKLAPKLLVSAALCLGLASQVFAATELKHWPAPAAKQLNDMIAANANKGNYAVFDMDNTSYRYDLEESLLPYMENKGLITRDSLDPSLKLMPFKDTAEHKESLFSYYYRLCEVDDMVCYPWVAQVFSGFTLKELKVQVDELMASGKPVPVTYFEGDAVKKSEVQPPKVFTGQAELYNKLMENGIEVYVMTAASEELVRMVAADPKYGYNVKPQNVIGVTTLLKDRQTGELTTARKQIAAGKYDEKANLGLELTPYLWTPATWMAGKHAAILTYIDEWKKPVIVGGDTPTSDGYMLFHDVDVAKGGIHLWINRKDKYMTQLNGMMAKHAAAQAKEGLPVTADKNWVIVKPEEIQ, encoded by the coding sequence ATGAAGCTCGCGCCGAAACTACTGGTATCCGCCGCACTTTGCCTGGGGCTCGCCAGCCAGGTGTTTGCCGCCACCGAGTTGAAACACTGGCCAGCGCCTGCCGCCAAACAGCTCAACGACATGATCGCCGCCAACGCCAACAAGGGTAATTACGCGGTGTTCGACATGGACAACACCAGCTACCGTTACGACCTCGAAGAGTCCCTGCTGCCCTACATGGAAAACAAGGGCCTGATCACCCGCGACAGCCTCGATCCGTCGCTCAAACTGATGCCGTTCAAAGACACCGCCGAGCATAAAGAGAGCCTGTTCAGTTACTACTATCGCCTGTGCGAAGTGGACGACATGGTCTGCTACCCGTGGGTCGCCCAGGTGTTTTCCGGCTTTACCCTCAAGGAACTCAAGGTCCAGGTCGATGAGCTGATGGCCTCCGGCAAGCCCGTTCCGGTCACCTATTTCGAAGGCGACGCGGTGAAAAAGTCCGAGGTGCAACCGCCGAAAGTCTTCACCGGTCAGGCCGAGCTGTACAACAAGTTAATGGAAAACGGCATTGAGGTGTACGTGATGACCGCCGCCTCGGAAGAGTTGGTGCGCATGGTCGCGGCCGATCCGAAGTACGGTTACAACGTCAAACCCCAGAATGTCATCGGTGTGACCACGTTGCTCAAGGATCGCCAGACCGGCGAGCTGACCACCGCACGCAAACAGATCGCTGCCGGCAAGTATGACGAAAAGGCCAACCTCGGCCTGGAACTCACGCCGTACCTGTGGACGCCTGCGACCTGGATGGCCGGCAAGCACGCCGCAATCCTTACCTACATCGACGAATGGAAAAAACCGGTGATCGTCGGCGGCGATACGCCCACCAGTGACGGCTACATGCTGTTCCATGATGTGGACGTGGCCAAGGGCGGCATCCACCTGTGGATCAACCGCAAAGACAAGTACATGACCCAGCTCAACGGCATGATGGCCAAGCACGCGGCGGCGCAGGCCAAGGAAGGGTTGCCGGTGACGGCGGACAAGAACTGGGTGATCGTCAAACCTGAAGAAATCCAGTAA
- a CDS encoding L-cystine transporter codes for MNLPLILNLLVFLALLSGLAQTRRTHWSLAKKVLLALVLGVAFGVALHSIYGAGNPVLKASIGWFDLVGNGYVQLLQMIVIPLVFASILSAVARLHNAASLGKISVLTIGTLLFTTAIAALIGIALTNLFGLTAEGLVAGTQEMARLQVIQSDYAGKVADLNIPQLLLSFVPANPFADLARAKPTSIISVVIFAAFLGVAALQLLKDDVEKGQKVLNAIDTLQAWVMRLVRLVMKLTPYGVLALMTKVVASSNLQDIIKLGSFVLVSYLALGLMFVVHGLLLSLAGVNPLRFFRKVWPVLTFAFTSRSSAATIPLSIEAQTRRLGIPQSIAGFAASFGATIGQNGCAGLYPAMLAVMVAPTVGINPLDPLWIATLVAIVTLSSAGVAGVGGGATFAALIVLPAMGLPVSLVALLISVEPLIDMGRTALNVNGSMTAGAITSQIMGQTDKTLLEAEEHAELAQA; via the coding sequence ATGAATCTGCCCCTGATTCTCAACTTATTGGTGTTCTTGGCCCTGTTATCGGGCCTGGCACAGACGCGTCGTACTCACTGGAGCCTGGCCAAAAAGGTCCTGCTCGCGCTGGTCCTCGGCGTGGCGTTCGGTGTGGCGCTGCACAGTATCTACGGGGCCGGCAACCCGGTGCTCAAGGCCTCTATCGGCTGGTTCGACCTGGTCGGCAATGGCTACGTGCAACTGCTGCAAATGATCGTGATCCCGTTGGTATTCGCTTCGATCCTCAGCGCAGTGGCGCGCCTGCATAACGCAGCGTCCCTGGGCAAGATCAGCGTCCTGACCATCGGCACGCTGCTGTTCACCACCGCCATTGCGGCGCTGATCGGCATCGCCCTGACCAACCTGTTCGGCCTGACCGCCGAAGGTCTGGTGGCCGGCACCCAGGAAATGGCGCGCCTGCAAGTGATCCAAAGTGATTACGCAGGCAAGGTCGCCGACCTGAATATCCCGCAACTGCTGCTCTCGTTCGTGCCGGCCAACCCGTTTGCCGACCTGGCTCGGGCCAAACCGACGTCGATCATCAGCGTGGTGATTTTCGCCGCTTTCCTGGGCGTTGCCGCATTGCAACTGCTCAAGGACGACGTGGAAAAAGGCCAGAAAGTGCTCAACGCCATCGACACCCTGCAAGCCTGGGTGATGCGCCTGGTGCGCCTGGTGATGAAGCTGACCCCGTACGGCGTACTGGCGCTGATGACCAAGGTCGTCGCCAGCTCCAACCTGCAAGACATCATCAAGCTCGGCAGTTTTGTGCTGGTGTCGTACCTGGCCCTGGGCCTGATGTTCGTGGTGCACGGCCTGCTGCTGTCGCTGGCCGGGGTCAACCCGTTGCGGTTTTTCCGCAAGGTGTGGCCGGTGCTGACCTTTGCCTTCACCAGCCGCTCCAGCGCGGCGACGATCCCGCTGAGCATCGAAGCCCAGACCCGTCGCCTGGGCATCCCGCAATCCATCGCCGGTTTCGCCGCCTCGTTTGGCGCCACCATTGGCCAGAATGGCTGCGCCGGGCTCTACCCTGCGATGTTGGCGGTGATGGTGGCGCCGACCGTGGGCATCAACCCGCTGGACCCGCTGTGGATCGCGACCCTGGTGGCGATTGTGACCCTGAGTTCGGCCGGTGTGGCCGGCGTGGGCGGCGGCGCGACCTTTGCCGCACTGATCGTGCTACCGGCCATGGGGTTGCCGGTGTCATTGGTGGCGCTGCTGATTTCCGTGGAGCCGCTGATCGACATGGGCCGCACAGCGTTGAACGTGAACGGTTCAATGACGGCCGGGGCGATTACCAGCCAGATCATGGGCCAGACGGACAAGACGCTGTTGGAGGCCGAAGAGCACGCGGAATTAGCGCAGGCCTGA
- a CDS encoding S-type pyocin domain-containing protein, with translation MASTGTAGVVGRIAGTLGSDLGAWAVRGGLAGASAALNVMLLAFWPRDIGDSTLYTPEQLAGMRSASTRVRFQFRQDESGELRVYGIHTKADSGADRVPVAQARWNTDKSAMVAVLDGISITWTPNKGPVVSAPSPYPGTSERLDNLFVHPVAVGQDSAISHYPGREAEDVTWQDAIISFPADSGLPPLYLVFAKPAVSPLEVGVYGDLSARSRGDGLDIDHIPSRKVLEASLKATFPGITEQEVQIYLRQASAIAIPARVHQKFSETYGGRNTKAKQAHDVFNLRAATDRNFNAIKPGLLEEGYSELKIEAAREQLHKLNQEQGGTNGRQNH, from the coding sequence ATGGCTTCGACCGGTACGGCGGGCGTTGTCGGGAGGATCGCAGGAACGCTCGGCAGCGACCTGGGTGCCTGGGCCGTACGCGGCGGGCTGGCAGGAGCCAGTGCAGCACTCAATGTCATGCTGCTGGCTTTCTGGCCACGGGATATCGGTGATTCAACGTTATATACCCCGGAACAACTGGCAGGAATGCGCTCGGCCAGTACACGGGTGCGGTTTCAGTTTCGCCAGGATGAGTCAGGTGAGCTGCGTGTTTACGGCATACATACCAAGGCTGACAGTGGCGCTGATCGTGTACCCGTTGCGCAAGCTAGATGGAATACGGACAAAAGCGCGATGGTGGCCGTGCTGGATGGCATCAGCATTACCTGGACGCCAAATAAAGGGCCGGTGGTCAGTGCGCCGAGCCCGTATCCAGGCACATCGGAGCGCCTGGATAATTTGTTCGTGCATCCGGTTGCCGTGGGGCAGGATTCGGCAATCAGTCACTACCCTGGGCGCGAAGCTGAGGATGTTACCTGGCAGGATGCGATCATTTCGTTTCCGGCTGATTCGGGTTTGCCGCCGTTGTATTTGGTGTTTGCCAAGCCTGCGGTGAGTCCGCTTGAGGTGGGGGTTTATGGTGATCTCAGCGCGCGAAGCCGGGGGGACGGTTTAGACATTGATCATATTCCGTCACGAAAGGTGCTTGAGGCCAGTTTGAAGGCCACGTTCCCTGGTATTACCGAGCAGGAGGTTCAGATATACCTGAGGCAAGCCTCTGCGATAGCGATTCCCGCTCGGGTGCATCAAAAATTCAGCGAGACTTACGGTGGGCGCAATACCAAGGCGAAACAAGCTCATGACGTTTTCAATTTACGAGCCGCCACGGATCGGAACTTTAATGCAATCAAGCCGGGTTTGTTGGAAGAGGGCTATAGCGAGTTAAAAATCGAAGCAGCCCGTGAGCAATTGCACAAACTCAATCAGGAACAGGGTGGTACTAATGGACGGCAGAACCATTGA
- a CDS encoding DUF6392 family protein, whose amino-acid sequence MDGRTIEKWIKNLGRHHDVLVAEGTVPSQPLSELYQGRDSLTLKPGAGLELSFSAQTKNLETLHIILLETMKGMTSYAGELPKPFSLVRNQSGVRAAFGAPLESRGMTKLPLNTAIGGWDSYRLDSQTHPNAKLIFTYAENLQIKTLTFTLLDPGSR is encoded by the coding sequence ATGGACGGCAGAACCATTGAAAAATGGATTAAAAACCTTGGGCGCCATCATGACGTCTTGGTCGCTGAAGGTACCGTACCCAGTCAGCCTTTAAGCGAGCTTTACCAAGGGCGTGACTCGTTAACGTTAAAGCCTGGTGCGGGACTTGAGTTGAGCTTTTCGGCGCAGACAAAAAATCTGGAAACTCTTCACATTATCCTGCTTGAGACTATGAAGGGGATGACGTCATACGCCGGAGAGCTACCCAAACCATTTTCACTGGTGAGGAATCAATCTGGTGTGCGGGCCGCTTTCGGAGCGCCGCTGGAGTCAAGGGGAATGACGAAATTGCCCTTGAATACGGCGATTGGGGGTTGGGATTCTTATCGGCTAGACTCGCAAACTCATCCAAACGCCAAACTGATTTTTACCTATGCAGAAAATCTTCAGATCAAGACACTGACGTTTACCCTGCTTGATCCTGGATCACGATGA